TGTGTAATTAATAACCTCTTCACGCTCATAACCTAACACGCGCAAAAAAGTTTCGTTAACTTCGACATAGCGTCCATCATCGATTCTGGTAATAGTAATAATGTCGGGGCTAGAACGAAAAGCTTTGGAAAATTTTTCTTCTGAAACTCGCAGCGCTTCCTCCGACCGCTGGCGTTCAATTATTTCGACTAACAGTTGGCGATTAGTTTCTTTTAAAGCAGCAGTACGCTGCTCAACTCTGATTTCTAATTCTTGATTGGCTCTTTGCAGCGCTTCTTGTGCCCTCATTCGGTAAGCGCCTTCAATTGCTAGAGCTACGAAATCGGCAAGTGAGCCTGCGAAATTTTCTTCTTCTAACGCCCAAAAACGGGGCGTTCCTATATGCTCGTGACAGATAACGCCCACCATCTGACCGCCTACGCGGATTGGTGCATCGAGCATTGAGGTAATGCCGAGGGGCGTAAGATAAAGAGCAGAGAATTCATGAGTTCTGGGGTCGGTATGGGCATCGTGCGCTGCGATGATCCGTTCTATTCGCAAAGCCTCAAAATAAGCGGGAAAATTAACAGATTCGATAGTAGCGCCTTTGCTATGGCGATCGCTGTTAATTTCGTACAAGTCTAGGCAAACCAATGTGGTGTTTATAGTTTGGGAGTTAGCATTGTTGTCTGGATCGTTAGACAATTCGTTTAGTTCGTGTATTTTGTAATTTGGGTCGCTATTTAAATCTTTATTAGGATTTGAAATAAGATCGGCAACCTCGGCTGGATCGCCCGATCTCATACCCAATCCAAAATCTAAAAGCGAGAATATAAAATCGTCATATAACCACACGCTAGCTCGTTCTGTTTCCAAAGTACGGGTAGCCACCTCTACTATTTCCCTAATAGCTGCATTCAAATCACCACTTGCTAAAGTTTTGCGATTTGCTAGTTCCAAAAGTGCGTTGGATGTTCTGCGGAGGCGTCTTTCGCTGGCTTGCAATCCTGCTTCTGCCCGCTTGCGATCGCTGATATCTCTCCAAACTACATGCAGAATTTGTTTGCCGGGGAAGGGGATGGCGGTGAGCAATATTTCAACGTCGAATTCTGAACCATCAAATCGACGATGTACCCACTCAAATCGCGCATTCCCATTGCGTAATGCGATCGCATTCATTTCCTTAGACTTTTCTGCGGATAAACTACCATCGGGTTGCACGTCAGGAGATAATTCACATGTATGCAGGTTTAATAACTGCTCTTTGCTATCAGCGCCTATCATTTCTAAGGCTGCTTGATTGCAGTCAATAAACGCATTTTCATCTAATAAAAGAATAGCGTCACCTGATTGTTCAAAAAGTAATCGAAACTTAGCTTCGCTTTCTTTTAAAGCCTCCATAGTCCGCCTGCGATCGCTAACATCTTCGTAGGTAACTAGGAGTCCTACAACATTTTCTTGGGCGTCGTGTAGGGGGATTTTGTTTGTGTCTAACCAAGCCATTTCACCATTGGCTAGACGCAAAGACTCGCTGAGGTGATATTGCGGTGTATTTGTTTCCATTACCCACCGATCTACTTCTCGGAACAAGTCAGCTTGCTCCTTTATGGCGGGCAAGTCATAGTCTGTAAGCCCAACTATATCAGCCGAGTTACTAAGCCCAACATCTAGAGCCATTTTATGATTGCAGCCCTGGTAGACAAAATTTCTGTCTTTCCAGAAAATGGCTTGTGGGATGTTGTCCATTATTAGCCGCAACATTTGCCTCTGTGACCGCAATGCTTCTTCCCTGGCAATGCGATCGCTAATGTCGCGCACTACTGCTTGCAAGACTTTTCTCCCGCCGATTTCAACTGAAGTTAGCCACACTTCTGCCGGAAACTCCGATTTGTCTAAACGACAGTGCAGCCACTCAAAGCGGCAACTTCCTTCTCGAAAAGCTGTTTGAATTTTTTGTGCTGATGCCGAGGCTGAATCTTCACCATTTGCCTGAAATTTTGGCGAAAATTCGCTGGGGTGCTTGCCGTAAAATTCTTCTTTTCTAGTGCAGCCAAACATGGACAAAGTAGCGCGGTTGCAATCGAAGAATGCTGTTTCATCTAGCAGCATAACGGCATCGATGGTTGATTCGTACAAGCTGCGGAACTTCTGTTCTGATTCTTGTAGTTTGGCTTGAGCTTGCTTGCGATCGCTTACATCATTGCCAATGCCAAGTATTCCTGTAAGATTGCCGTTTTCGTCAAGCAGAGCTTTGTTCCTCCAGGCAATCCATACCCGTTCGCCATTCTTTTTAATGTTTTCATTTTCGTGGCGCGTGTATCGTTCAGGATCTTGCAAAACTTCATCCATCATTGCTGCCACCTTATGACCGGAATTATCCGTTACTGGCACTATTGTTTCAATTAGTTTCTTACCCAAAATTTCTTCTTCTGAGTAACCAAAGAAGTTTTGGGCGAACTCGTTGAAAAAGGTGATGTTGCCGTTGGTGTCTACACGGACAATGATGCTATTTGCGTTGTCAACAAGTTCGCGATATTTTGTCTCGCTCTTGCGTAAGGCTGTTGTGGCGCGTTCGATGGCTTCGCGCAATTGAGATGGCGATCGCACCCAGATAAATACTAAAATACCGCTCAACACTGCCAGCGCCCCGCCACCAGTTCGCAACCACCCGGAAATGGGTGAACGCGCTCCCCAACCCCCTTGGGGGATTGCTGCTAGCTGCCACGAGCCATTGGGTAAAGTAACTTCTAAGATGACTGGATATTTCTGGAAGATGGTTGCGTCGCCGAAAAATACTTCACCGCGCGAACCTAACCCATCTTTACCCCGCAGAGCATATTTTAGAGGCTGCTGAGTTGAATAATCTTGACTTTTGCCCTCGTTCCCAGGCAGAGCCTGGGAATGCTTTTGGCTTTTGTCTTCTTCAACCAGTCCCGCTTCTTGGAAGAGAATATCCCTGTCGATGATGATGCCCGCCATACCCCAGTAGGGGCCGCTTTCTGGTTTCTCGCCTGGTTTTGTGAGAAAAATCGGAGTGCGGTTGATGAAACCAACACCCCCCTCAACTAAGTTAACTGGCCCTGCTACTACGGTTTTTCTGCTATTAATTGCCCGCTCGAAAGCCTCGCGTTCGGCTGGGATGGACATAGGCTGGAAGCCGATAGCTGTTTCGTGGCCTTTGAGGGGATATATGTGAGTGACTATGTTGTTTTTATAAAGTGCTATGCTGCCGATGCCACTCTGCTGCGACACCATGACTCTGGCTAAGCTGTCAAATTCTGCTTGGTCGATATCGGCATTAGTGGAGACACGAGCAACTAGACCGCGTGTGAGAAAGAGGCGGGAGTTTAGCCCACCTTCGAGCCTAGCTCGGACTGTACTTAGTTGATTGAGTGCATCGGTACGATTGCGATCGCCAAACCTTTTTTGCTCTAAGCGATCGATAACCCAGACGCCACCAAGAACCGCCACTGTTGCGGACAAAGCTGCTAAGTAAGGCCAAAAGCGTAATTTCATAAAAAAATTTTATAAATACATACGGTGGGGCTAAAAGCGTGCTTGTGCCAATACGATCGTTGTT
The Microcoleus sp. FACHB-831 DNA segment above includes these coding regions:
- a CDS encoding PAS domain S-box protein; protein product: MKLRFWPYLAALSATVAVLGGVWVIDRLEQKRFGDRNRTDALNQLSTVRARLEGGLNSRLFLTRGLVARVSTNADIDQAEFDSLARVMVSQQSGIGSIALYKNNIVTHIYPLKGHETAIGFQPMSIPAEREAFERAINSRKTVVAGPVNLVEGGVGFINRTPIFLTKPGEKPESGPYWGMAGIIIDRDILFQEAGLVEEDKSQKHSQALPGNEGKSQDYSTQQPLKYALRGKDGLGSRGEVFFGDATIFQKYPVILEVTLPNGSWQLAAIPQGGWGARSPISGWLRTGGGALAVLSGILVFIWVRSPSQLREAIERATTALRKSETKYRELVDNANSIIVRVDTNGNITFFNEFAQNFFGYSEEEILGKKLIETIVPVTDNSGHKVAAMMDEVLQDPERYTRHENENIKKNGERVWIAWRNKALLDENGNLTGILGIGNDVSDRKQAQAKLQESEQKFRSLYESTIDAVMLLDETAFFDCNRATLSMFGCTRKEEFYGKHPSEFSPKFQANGEDSASASAQKIQTAFREGSCRFEWLHCRLDKSEFPAEVWLTSVEIGGRKVLQAVVRDISDRIAREEALRSQRQMLRLIMDNIPQAIFWKDRNFVYQGCNHKMALDVGLSNSADIVGLTDYDLPAIKEQADLFREVDRWVMETNTPQYHLSESLRLANGEMAWLDTNKIPLHDAQENVVGLLVTYEDVSDRRRTMEALKESEAKFRLLFEQSGDAILLLDENAFIDCNQAALEMIGADSKEQLLNLHTCELSPDVQPDGSLSAEKSKEMNAIALRNGNARFEWVHRRFDGSEFDVEILLTAIPFPGKQILHVVWRDISDRKRAEAGLQASERRLRRTSNALLELANRKTLASGDLNAAIREIVEVATRTLETERASVWLYDDFIFSLLDFGLGMRSGDPAEVADLISNPNKDLNSDPNYKIHELNELSNDPDNNANSQTINTTLVCLDLYEINSDRHSKGATIESVNFPAYFEALRIERIIAAHDAHTDPRTHEFSALYLTPLGITSMLDAPIRVGGQMVGVICHEHIGTPRFWALEEENFAGSLADFVALAIEGAYRMRAQEALQRANQELEIRVEQRTAALKETNRQLLVEIIERQRSEEALRVSEEKFSKAFRSSPDIITITRIDDGRYVEVNETFLRVLGYEREEVINYTASNLNIWANLADRDRIIQMLLNHEIIRNHEFQFRTKTGGILVALLSAERIDLDGEECLLVVATDITERKRAEEEIHLLQTTTQAIVSSCDFHSALEVTLHQVCESIGWNFAEAWIPCKDGTTLECSRGWYASTTSLEKFRVESEKMSFALGRGLPGRTWLSKQAEWINDVSIEPYQVFNRFEIARSNGLKASFSIPVIASDQVLAVLVLYSFEARAEDKRLVELVSAVATQVASVIQRKQAEEALRQAEEKYRTIFENAVEGIFQTTPDGGYISANPALARIYGYSSPEELMANLNNIHQQLYVDRNRRVEFIAAMEEDNAVTGFESEVYRKDGSIIWVSENARAVRDLGGEVVYYEGIVEDITHRKMAQEALRYQQQQTESLLLNILPSAIAERLKLQQSTIADSFPEATVMFADIVGFTQLSAHTSPVALVELLNEIFSTFDQLTEQHGLEKIKTIGDAYMVVGGLPTPRPDHAEAIAEMALDMQMEINRFNQETGLSFQIRVGINTGPVVAGVIGIKKFIYDLWGDTVNTASRMESHGIPGRIQVTAETYQLLRNKYLFEERGFIQVKGKGNMTTYLLTGRKRLYL